The following proteins come from a genomic window of Salvia hispanica cultivar TCC Black 2014 chromosome 4, UniMelb_Shisp_WGS_1.0, whole genome shotgun sequence:
- the LOC125223365 gene encoding uncharacterized protein LOC125223365 — protein sequence MRIRKHAKISPLLYAPSPLKLQTHVCQLNQSPWDAMTFSPPPSPPPPLQVNGSDARAGNGSSDPRVSVSERRSEYPDAAALESGAAVIYCCKTDGKSWQCRREAAEGNSKCEHHLSLVKSYSSTAAKKSAKPPEAPRRTRPKKAPAAAASNPYEFYYYTGFGPRWGKVRGETDSKHEGFVYEDDDSEEDEDDDRVDGKKKRMRKPIKARSLKSLF from the exons ATGAGAATACGCAAGCACGCGAAGATTTCTCCATTGCTCTACGCGCCGTCGCCTCTCAAGCTCCAAACTCACGTCTGCCAGCTCAATCAGTCGCCGTGGGACGCCATGACCTTCTCCCCACCGCCgtctcctccgccgccgcttcAG GTGAACGGCAGCGACGCTCGCGCTGGAAATGGAAGCTCCGACCCTCGCGTTTCCGTTTCTGAGAG GCGATCGGAATATCCGGACGCGGCTGCGCTAGAGAGCGGCGCGGCCGTTATTTACTGCTGCAAGACCGACGGGAAGAGCTGGCAGTGCCGGAGGGAGGCGGCGGAGGGCAATTCGAAATGCGAGCACCACTTATCCTTAGTTAAGAGCTACAGCAGCACCGCCGCTAAGAAATCCGCCAAGCCGCCGGAGGCTCCTCGCCGGACTCGGCCGAAGAAGgctccggcggcggcggcgtccAATCCCTACGAATTCTACTACTACACCGGCTTCGGGCCGCGGTGGGGCAAGGTGAGAGGCGAAACCGATAGCAAGCACGAGGGTTTCGTTTACGAAGACGACGACAGCGAGGAAGACGAAGATGATGATAGGGTTGatgggaagaagaagaggatgaGAAAGCCGATCAAAGCTAGGTCGCTGAAATCGCTCTTTTGA